The following is a genomic window from Hymenobacter monticola.
CCAGCCTCTTCGCGACTTCCGGCTTGTTGCCGTCCAGCTCGCGCATCAGCCTGGCAATGTGCTGGGCTTCCAGCGCCCGCAGGCTCTCGTCGCCCGCCACGGCCCTGGGCCGGCCCAGGGCGTGAAACTCATCGGGCAGAAAATCGGCCGACAGCAGCTCGCCGGTGGGGGCGAGGATGGCGGCGCGCTCCAGCACGTTTTTCAGTTCGCGCACATTGCCGGGCCAGGGGTATCGCTGCAGCAGGGCCAGGGCCTCGGGCGTGAGGCCGGGCAGGCGCTTGCTGAGCTTGGCAGCGAAATCGCGCAGGAAGTGCTGGGCCAGCGGGGCCACGTCGGCGGGCCGGTCTTTGAGGGGTGGCACCTGGATGGTGAACACCGAGAGGCGGTAGTACAAATCGGGCCGGAAACGGCCTTCGGCGGCTTCCTGCTTGAGGTTGCGGTTGGTGGCAGCCACCATGCGCAGGTTCACGTTGGTGGGCTTGGTGTCGCCGAGCTTCACGAATTGCTGCAGCTCGAGCACCCGTAGAAACTTGGCCTGCACGTTGAGCTCCAGCTCGCCGATTTCGTCCAGGAACAGGGTGCCGCCGTTGGCTTCTTCCAGCAGGCCCTTCTTGTCGGTGAGGGCGCCGGTGAAGGCGCCTTTCCGGTAGCCAAACAGCTCCGATTCGAGCAAGTCTTTGGGGAAGGCGCTGCAGTTCACGGCCACGAAATTCTTAGCCTTGCGGGGGCTGGCCTGGTGAATAGCCTGGGCAAACAGCTCCTTGCCGCTGCCCGTGGGGCCTTCGAGCAGCACGGTGCTGTCGGTGGGGGCTACCTGGCGGGCCAGCTGCTGCACGCGCTGCAGCTCGGGCGAGGCGCCTATCATGGCCTCGAAGGTGTGGCGCTGGCCCATGCGGCGCTCCAGCTCCGTGACGCGCTGGCGGAGGCGGGCTTTTTCGGCGGCGCGGTCGACGACGACCACCAGCTGCTGCTCAAAATCGCCCTTGGTGAGGTAGTCGAAGGCGCCGAGCTTCATGGCCTTCACGCCGTCGGGGATGGTGCCGTAGGCGGTGAGCAGCACTACTTCGGCATCGGGGGCGGCGGCTTTGTAGCGG
Proteins encoded in this region:
- a CDS encoding sigma-54-dependent transcriptional regulator, which translates into the protein MPTGTLLIIDDEARLRQLLAQVLELEGYTVLQAPDARRGLELLQQHADEVLLVLSDVKLPDGHGVDLLPRYKAAAPDAEVVLLTAYGTIPDGVKAMKLGAFDYLTKGDFEQQLVVVVDRAAEKARLRQRVTELERRMGQRHTFEAMIGASPELQRVQQLARQVAPTDSTVLLEGPTGSGKELFAQAIHQASPRKAKNFVAVNCSAFPKDLLESELFGYRKGAFTGALTDKKGLLEEANGGTLFLDEIGELELNVQAKFLRVLELQQFVKLGDTKPTNVNLRMVAATNRNLKQEAAEGRFRPDLYYRLSVFTIQVPPLKDRPADVAPLAQHFLRDFAAKLSKRLPGLTPEALALLQRYPWPGNVRELKNVLERAAILAPTGELLSADFLPDEFHALGRPRAVAGDESLRALEAQHIARLMRELDGNKPEVAKRLGIGLTTLYRKLEEYGLVHTS